GCCGTGCGGTACTGCTGGACATTACCTGTGATTCCGACGGTACTATCGATCACTATATCGACGGTGACGGTGTTGCCACGACCATGCCAATGCCGCCGTACGATCCAGAGGATCCGCCGGTGCTGGGCTTCTTTATGGTCGGTGCCTATCAGGAGATTCTCGGCAACATGCACAACCTGTTCGGCGATACCGCAGCGGTAGATGTGTTTGTGTTCCCTGACGGCAGCATTGAAGTGCAGCAGTCCGACGAAGGCGATACCGTGGCGGACATGCTGGAGTACGTACAGCTGGATCCGAATGTGTTGCTGGCCCGTTTCCGCGATCAGGTAAAAGAAACCGATCTGGACGCTGAACTGCAGGCACAGTTTGTTGAAGAGTTTGAATCCGGTTTATACGGTTATACGTATCTGGAAGAAGATGAATAAGCGTTTATAAATAGTAATAAACGAATCTGCAACGCCCGAGTTTTTTCGGGCGTTTATATTTTTTAAGTGAATGTTATTTATATAATCCATATTAAATGTGAATTAATTCCTCACTAAATTCTCTGCACAACAATAATTTCCCTGCAAATATCCCCCATCAGCACGCTTTAACACTTTTCCCGCCTTTTTATCCCGTATCTTTCGCCGCATTATTTTTCTTTCCTTGTTTGTCTATTTTATTTGTTGAGTGAATAGTTAAATTGAAATTAATTCATGGTTTTTATAATAATAAAATAATATCGGTGTTTATTTTATTGCCTCTCTTTCTGTCTGCGGGCGGATGCGCGCGGGTACATGACGAAAAAACGGCATTGCCAGTCACTGACATTGCAAAGCTCCGCACACCGGAAATACCGGCGTCTGCCATGCATGAATGGCCGGGTTCAGACTGGTGGCGGGACTATCATAATCCGCAGTTAAATGCGCTGGTAGAACAGGCACTGAAAGACTCGCCCTCGATAGCGGTGGTGCAGCAACGTGTTGAACTGGCGAAAGCCAGGATCAAGATGCAGGAAGCCAGCGGCGGTCCGCAGCTGGATTTCGGTGCGGATGTTGAGCGTCAGAAAATGTCGGCAGAAGGGGTGATGGGGCCGTTTGCGCTGGATGACCCGGCAGCCGGAACGACCGGCCCTTGGTATACCAGCGGAACTTATGGTTTGCAGAGCAGTTATGAGCTTGATTTGTGGGGCAAAAACCGCGCTGTAATTCAGTCTGCTCTGGGGGCTTCACAGGCGAAACAAGCTGAACTGGCCGAGGCGCGCCTGATGGTTTCATCTGCGGTCGTTGAGCTGTTCTGGGATATCCAGACTTACATGGCACTGCATCAGACCCTGCTGGATTTACGTGAGCAGGAAGCCATCATCGCAAAAACTGATCAGCAACTTTATGCACAGGGTGTTCGTTCTTCTGTCGATGACACCAGCACCAAAATCCGCATGGCGAAAATTGACGAAAAAATCGATGTGTCAAAAGGGCGTCTGCAATTGCTGCAAACGTCGCTGCAGGCGATGCTGGGGCTGAAATCGCCAGCGGTTCATCTGAAACCTGTTGCCTTGCCGCCGGTCAGGGAAAGCTTGCCGCCGCGTCTCGGCTACGAGCTGCTGGCGCGCCGTCCGGACTTGCAGGCCGCGCACTGGGTGATTGAATCCTCCCTGAGCGCAGTGGACGCGGCACACGCTGCATTTTATCCCAGCATCAACCTGATGGGATTCCTGCAATACGATGCATTGCATATGAGTGATTTGTTCCGCAGTTCTGCGCAGCAAATGGGCGTTATCGCCGGGCTTACGCTGCCGGTGTTTGACAGCGGCAGGCTGAACGCCAATCTGGATATCGTGCGCACCAGCAGCAATCTGAGCATTGCTTCGTATAATAAGGCGGTAGTTGATGCGGTAACCGACGTGGTGAAAAGTGCCAGTCAGGTACAGACGCTTTCCATCGAAAATGCGCATCAGCAAGCGGTAGTTAAAGGAAGCCAGCATTTGTGGGAACTGACCAGGCAGCGATTTGCTGTGGGGATCCTAAGCGGTGCCGATGTTGCCAAAGCGAAGTTGCCATTATTGCAGGAACAGGCGACGAAAATTCAATTGCAGGGGCAATGGATCAGCGCGGATATTCGCCTGACCCGCGCACTGGGGGGCGGTTACCGAAGCGCAGAAAAGCAAGGGTAAATAAATGGCGCAGCGTGGAGCGTAAACGCTGCGCCATAATTCATGATTCAGCTATTTTTATTATTCATAATTAACCACGAAAGTGCCGGTAGCTGAGAAACTTCCCACCGAAATACTTTTGGAATCGCCGACCAGTTGCGCGTTAAACTGTAATTGTTTAGATGAAGGCATATTCAAATCAGTCACTGAGTAAACAGAATTTGTGTCGTTAGGTTTTAACTGGCTGCCAGACCCTGTGGTGATTTTCACCCCCACACCGGTTGCCGCATTTGACGTCACGGAATTACCCAATAACATATTGTTCCCCGGTGCGACAATGTTCGTCGTTACCCGGGTCTTAAACATATTCACATTCGTACAGCCTGAAGCATTAAGGCTGAATTTCATCACGCTGGTAGCACCTGAATTAACTTTTGCTGCACTATAATCCCCCAGCGGGATGGTACCGCCGCCCACACTGCTGACCAGAGAAGTACAGGTTGGCGTTTTCACCGGGAAAGAGAAAGTACTTATATTCAGGTCGATACGAGCGTGGTCACTAACATTCTCACCTATCCTGAATCCACCTATATAGCCTGGGGTAGCCGGCTGGATGGAGGTTACGCCAGCGGGAATACCGGTGAACTGAGGGGTCTGAAAAATCACTATATAGTAATCATACCACTCCCCTCCATCCATCGAGCTTTCCTCACCGTCGGTATTCTGTGCCATCTGCACGTTGGAACCTGAAAAATACGGCATAAAAGCTTGAATTGTGCTGCTGCTAGTACTTCTTATTTGAACGGAGTAGAGGA
The Rahnella variigena genome window above contains:
- a CDS encoding fimbrial protein, with amino-acid sequence MNNHLSLNAVSLRSSRFIRTFTFIALLVLTGSLAVKPAHAERECYFMDAPYTATLSFSGSVVSLLPHVTSTQMITDLNQKASTTKNARSDCRTGNDGEILYGIGGSVPQAGNYANASPDAGLYATNIPGILYSVQIRSTSSSTIQAFMPYFSGSNVQMAQNTDGEESSMDGGEWYDYYIVIFQTPQFTGIPAGVTSIQPATPGYIGGFRIGENVSDHARIDLNISTFSFPVKTPTCTSLVSSVGGGTIPLGDYSAAKVNSGATSVMKFSLNASGCTNVNMFKTRVTTNIVAPGNNMLLGNSVTSNAATGVGVKITTGSGSQLKPNDTNSVYSVTDLNMPSSKQLQFNAQLVGDSKSISVGSFSATGTFVVNYE
- a CDS encoding efflux transporter outer membrane subunit — translated: MHGFYNNKIISVFILLPLFLSAGGCARVHDEKTALPVTDIAKLRTPEIPASAMHEWPGSDWWRDYHNPQLNALVEQALKDSPSIAVVQQRVELAKARIKMQEASGGPQLDFGADVERQKMSAEGVMGPFALDDPAAGTTGPWYTSGTYGLQSSYELDLWGKNRAVIQSALGASQAKQAELAEARLMVSSAVVELFWDIQTYMALHQTLLDLREQEAIIAKTDQQLYAQGVRSSVDDTSTKIRMAKIDEKIDVSKGRLQLLQTSLQAMLGLKSPAVHLKPVALPPVRESLPPRLGYELLARRPDLQAAHWVIESSLSAVDAAHAAFYPSINLMGFLQYDALHMSDLFRSSAQQMGVIAGLTLPVFDSGRLNANLDIVRTSSNLSIASYNKAVVDAVTDVVKSASQVQTLSIENAHQQAVVKGSQHLWELTRQRFAVGILSGADVAKAKLPLLQEQATKIQLQGQWISADIRLTRALGGGYRSAEKQG